A window of Maioricimonas rarisocia genomic DNA:
TGTCGATCTGCACCGCCTTCTGCTCGCGAACCGTCCGCAGCGCTACGCTGCCGGAGAACATGCTGATCGATTCGGGGATCGAAGACGGGGGATTGAACTCGAACTTCGCCCGCACGCCGTCGACAGGCATGTTGTCGTTCAGGAACGTTCGGTCGACCGCCTTGAAACCGTCACCGAACGAGAACTGGTCGTCCCGCGTCTGCAGCGGCTGCTCGTTGGAACCGGTGGCCGTCTTGACGGTCAGATCACCGACCGCCACGACGGTCGCCGCGCCGGGACCGACGACGTCGACGGCAATAACCAGCGGCGGTTCCTGCTGCTGGCCGTTCGAGAACGAAGCGAACTGACTCCACTGTACCTGGGCCTGAAGCGTGACATCGTCGATCGGCACCTTCGTATCTGCCGATTCCCGCCATGTCACCAGTGCCTTCTGCTCGTCCGTCAGGGGCGTCTGCGACTCCGGGATCTCCAGATCACTGAAGCGGAACGAGACCGGGACTTCCGACAGCCCCTTCTGAACCGTCACTTTCAGCCCCAGCTTGTCGGGGAGTGTTCCTCCCTGAAGCGTCTCAATCGAGTACGCCAACTGGCCGTTAAACCGGGTCTGACCGGTCATGACCTGCTGTGTCGGATTACCGTTCGCGTCCACCGGCGTGATCTGGCTGACCATCACGTCGCCGCCCGAGCCGACCGCGATACTGATCGACTCACCCTGACCGCCTTCCGACTCCTCGCGGCTGACGCGGACGCCGGCCGCCTGCAGATCCGGGTCGGTCGGTTCCTTGTCAATCAGACTGGACAGATCACTGACGACAATCTCGCGGGTTTCGTCCGCGATCTTCAGAGTCATCTCTCCGGCGAGCGTCGCCAGCGTCCGGGCCTCCTGCAGGGGATGATAAAAGCCGAGCGAAACGACGGTGCTCCCCTCGGGCTGGTCCGACCACCCGCCACGATCGACATCGACGAAGCCGAAGTACTGGTCATTCATCATCATGTCCGGACGCGTCTGCTTGAGCTGCTCGCCACTCTCAGTCGTCGCATCCAGAACGCGGATCTTGCCGTAGGAGACCACCTGTCCGGCCGGTCCTCCGACGAGTCCGATGCTGACGAGCAGTGGCGACGGCGGCGCCGGGCCGTTGGTGAACCGCTGCATGGTGCTCCAGCTGGCCAGCCCCAGGACCTCCATCTCTTCGGGAGCCCCTTCAACCTCGGCAGCCGGCTGGCCTTCGGTTACGACCTGCGCCCCGTCGTCGAAGCCGCCAAAGTCGCCGCCACCTCCCATCGTCATGGGCATGTTGCCGCCACCCATCATCCCGCCGCCCATGCCGCCTCCCATCATCGACATGGCGAGCATCGGCAGCATGGCCTGCGCGCTCTGGACGCCTTCGTTCAGCGCCTCCTCGGACAGGCTCGTGGACATCCGCACGATATTGTTGTTGCTGCCCGTCTGCAGATTCTCGACCAGCGGCGTGACGATGCCGGCAATCGGCGGGGGCATCTGCTCCCGCCCTTCCTCAAATCCGTCGCGAATCTGCTGCACGAATTCGTCGAGTCGGGCCTGCACGGCCTGACGCGTTTCGGCATTGTCGGCCGCGACCGAGACGTCCAGATCCAGCCCGCTTCCGAGCGTCAGTCCCAGACTGATGCCGGTCGTCCCCTGCTTCACCAGATCGATCAGGTCCGCGATCTCTTCCGGAGCCTCTTCGCCTTCAAGCTCCTCGATCTGCTCGATCAGCGCCGGAACCTTACGCAGATCCACCGCGAAGGAGATCTGGCGGCCCTCACCAATGAAGGCAAACCGCTTGACGACCGCTTCATCCGGGCCGCGTCCGACGAGCCTGCGGACCGCCGCATCTTCGCCGACGAGAAGCGTCTGCGGATTGACCAGACAGAGCGTCAGCGGTTCACCCGGTTTGTCGGGCCGCGGCACGCTCATGTACTGCGGACCACCCGCTTGGCCGGACGAAGCCGACTGTCCCGAAGACTGTGGAGACGATTGTCCTGAAGAACCATGCCCTGCCGATGGTCCACTCGAACCGGCCGACGTCATCGCAGCCGGTGACATTGCTGACGAGCCGTGCCCCGCTGAGGGACTGGATGCCCCGCCTGAAGCACCATGTCCCGCCGACGGTCCAGGCGCGGATTGCTGTTGCGCCGGTGCCGCGACATTTGAACCGTGACCGGCAGACGGGTTTGACGCGCCATGGCCCGAAGAGGGTCCCGGCGCTGACTGTGCAGGTGCGCCTGATCCTGAACCATGACCTGCTGACGGTCCTGCCGATCCGCCAGACGCACCATGTCCCGATGACGGCCCGGGCGCGGACGGCTGCTGCATTGCCGGCTGTGGTTCGCCCGGCATCGCTTCCTCCGTCATCGCGGCTTCCATCATCGCCCCCTCCATCATTGCGGGGCCTCCCCCCTGCCCGGGGAGTTTGAGCTGACCGGCATCGATGGGATCCCGGAAGCGGACGACGGCCACCACTTCGTTCTCGACGCGGCCCATGGCCAACATCGCAGGATTCATCCCGGGTCCGGCCGGCATCGCCCCCGTTTTCATCCCTTCGCTGTCCGCTGCCGCCCCGCGGATCGCGTCGGTCACACCGGGCATACCAATCGCCACCGCTTCAATGTTCCGTGGAGAGACGCCGATCTGTTGCTCGATCGTTGCAAACGGATCGCCTCCATCGGCACCTTCCATCAGCCCCTGCATCAGCGGAGTGGCGATCAGGTCTGCCGGTCGCAGGCGAATCAGCAGTTCGGTCTCAGTCGGCAGCCACGCCAGGTCTGCATCCTTCGCTGGGGCGGACGTGCTCGGCCGACTCGCCGGCTCACCGGCCGGACTCCCGTGACCACCCGAGGGATCGGAAGCAGCCGTTCCAGCGGCAGCCGCATCGACATCCGAAGCTTCGGCGACGGCCCCCTCGGCGACCGGCGCCGGTGCATCGCCGCCTCCCCCCAGAAACGAACCGGCCAGCCAGATACCCGCACCGCAGACAACCAGCAGAGCCAGCACGCCGACGCCGATCAGCAGACCGGTCTGACCGCCACCGTCGGAAGACGCCTTCTTCTTCGGCTTCGAACTCGCAGCCGACGGCCGCGGAGGCAACGCCCGCCCGGTCGACTGCATGCTCCCCAGATCATCCCACTCGTCGTCGCCGGCATCGTCCGATGCCGTCAGCACGAACGGCTGCTTGCATTTGGGGCAGGCGACCTTCTTCCCGAGCTTGCTGCGGTCCTTGAGCTTCAAGCCGGCACCGCAATGAGAACAGTGAACCGTGATGGCTGCCATTGTGCACCCCGACAGGGAATGTTGATGCTGCAACGATCGCAGAGTCCACGTCTGAAACGGCCCACAGCAGACGGGAAGTCCGACCGGTTTTCGATACGCTCAGAACGGGCAGATCATGAATGGGAATACGCTCAACGTACCGTGACGGCCCACATATCGCAATTAACGCATGCCACCACCGGGCGGTTCACGGAAATCGCGCATGCTCACTGCCGGCCCGTCTTTCTCAGCGTTCGCTGTGCCCGACGACAGATCCGTCGGGTGGCATCAGTCGGCGACTCGGTTTCCCACCGCAGGCAGAGTTCCTGAACCCATTCCGCCTGTGACTTCGAGGCATCGTTCAGCCAGTTCGCCACCGAGTCCTGCACGTACTTCGCTGGATCGGATTTCAGCGGCTCCAGTAGCGGCATGGCCATCTCCGGTGACGTCTTCAGCTCACCGATGTGCGCACACCAGACTCCGCGCGGCCGGGTCGACTCGACCGCATATCGACGCAGATTCCCGGACCGGCTGTTCGTCCATCGCTGCAACCGCGCGATCGATGTTTCGACGTCTTCAGCAATGTGCGACCGCAGCGCCAGCCAGGCCCATTCGCGCACACCAAAGTGCGGATCGTCCGCCAGCGGACGGACCAGTTGCAACCGCCGCGCAAGACTGAGGTCAGGCATGCCGCCAACCATGTACGCCGCCCATCCCCGAACCGTGTCCGAGGGGTGCCCGCTGAACCGCTCGATCGACGCCCGATCCATCCCCACGTGTCGCAGCAGCAGTTGTCCGGCCGCCTCCATCCGCCGCGTGATGCCGTGCGGCTTCGCCAGCGTCGCCAGCTCCTCGTCAGTGAGCGTCACTTCCGGTGCCGCATGCTGCAGGAGGACCGCAAAGTCGATTGCGAGTCCTTCCGAGAGTGTCCGAGTCTCCAGTTCGCCGCGCTGCAAACCGTCGAGCAACTCGGACGTGACGTCCGACAGACTGCGCGCCCCGCGTCGCTTCGTCTGGACGGGTTGCCGCAGCAGCCGACGCAGGAACCGCAGTGCCACTTCGTAGATGCCCGGGTCGCTGCTTTCGCGGGGACCGGCCACGTTGAGCACACGAATCGAATGCGTCTTCATCCACTGTCGCGCGGTGTTCGCACTCCCCGCGGACGCCGGGTCGACCACCAGACAGGGGCGACCGAGGGACGCGGCCACATCGGCGGTGAGGGCCGTTCCTCCGTTGAGCGTCGCCCGCGCAAGGATCAGCGTTCCGTCGGAGTCGCGAACGTTCCACCGTGTCCGCACGGCGTATTGCCGCGACTTCGATTCCTGCAACTGGTACCTGGCGGGAATCACACCATCTTCGGCCCGTCGCCCCTGCGGACACCAGCCGCCGTGGGGCAGCTTGAGCCCCATGGCCGCATCGAGAGCGGCCCGATCGACGCCGGTCTGCCCACCGGAAACAATCTTCAGCACCGTCGTCTTCCGTTTCTGCGGATCTGGTCGCTGGAGGGGATCTCGTCTGAGACACGAATCGGCATCCCGATCGTTCCCTGAATTGGATACGATGAGTCGCCACGGCACCAGCCCGCCCCAGAGTGATTCCTTCCCGGAGCAATACTGCCATGTCGGACGAAGGCAAGAAACTGCAGACGCTGCTGACAGTTCCCAGTCAGGCGGAAGCGAAGTTGATTGTCGCTGCCCTCGCCGACTACGGCATTAAAGCCAGGTCCTCAGAAGCGTCAGCCGACGGCTCGCCCTCACCGGCTCCTGTCCAGGTCGCCGTTGCAGGTGACGACGCCGAGCAGGCCGTTGGGGCCATCCAGGACATGCGGTCCACGCACCAGGAGATCGACTGGTCTCATGTCGATGTGGGACCGGCCGGCGGACGCTTCGCCTGAGCAACCGCATCACGCGCGTCCGAGTCCGCAACCGCTTCACGCAACCGCCCCTTCGCTTCGTCCGACAGGTCCGTCCACGCCGTATCGGTTAACGCGCCTGCGAGGGCGTAGAGCAGATTGAGAGTCGGACGAAATCCGGCCGCGCGCACCTTTTCGAATGCCCCCACCGCTCCCGCAGCGCGAAGATCGGCGTACGTCCGGATGCCGACCGCTTCCAGCCACCGGGCACTGGCCGACCCGAGATTTCGCAGCGTCCTGACAGGCGCATCCGGTTTCGGCATGACGCGGCAATCCTCCTCTTCCGTTCGCGGCGCACCGGCGGCATTCATCCATCGGTGTTGATTCTCCCGCCTTCGTTCGGTCCAATCTTATCGGATTGCGCCGGCGGGACACTCCCCCCGGAACGCACATCTTTGAACGACCAGCGAGGGCTCCCCGTGCTTCGATTCCTGTTGTTGTCCGCCGCCATCCTGGCATCTCCCGCGATCACTGGCGCCGCAGAAGTTGTGACCGTCGCCGGCACCGGCGCGAAAGAGTCGACCGGAGACGGCACTCCCGCCACGCAGGCAGGCATCGCTGAACCGTACGGCCTCGTCGTCGGCCCGGACCGCGCACTCTACGTCTGCGAGATTGCCGGCCATGTCATCCGCCGCATCGATCCCGAGACCGGCCACGCCGCGACCGTCGTCGGCAACGGAACGAAGGGAAACGACGGAGACGGCGGCCCGGCGACGGATGCGGCAATCGACGAACCGTATGAGATCCGTTTCGATCAGGACGGACATATGTTCTTCGTCGACATGAAGTCCGCGGTCGTCCGACGTGTCGATGCCCGTACCGGGATCATCACCACCGTCGCAGGAAACGGCACGCACGGCTTCTCCGGGGATGGCGGCACCGCGACCGAGGCGCAAATGCATCGCCCTCACTCGATCGCTCTCGATGACAGAGGCAACCTCTACATCTGCGACATCGGCAACCACCGGGTTCGCCGCGTCGACCTGAAGTCCGGCATCATCACGACCTTTGCCGGCACCGGCGAGCGCAAGCCGACGCCCGATGGCGCCCCCATCGCAGGCACGCCGCTCAACGGCCCCCGGGCACTCGATTTTCACCCCGAGTTCGGGATGGTCCTCGCCCTCCGCGAAGGGAATGCCGTCTACCGGGTCGACCTCGAACAGAACAAGTTTGTTCATCTCGCGGGGACCGGTCGCAAAGGCTTCAGCGGTCACGGCGGACCAGCGAAACAGGCGACGCTTTCGGGGCCGAAGGGAATCGCCTTCGG
This region includes:
- a CDS encoding YpsA SLOG family protein — its product is MLKIVSGGQTGVDRAALDAAMGLKLPHGGWCPQGRRAEDGVIPARYQLQESKSRQYAVRTRWNVRDSDGTLILARATLNGGTALTADVAASLGRPCLVVDPASAGSANTARQWMKTHSIRVLNVAGPRESSDPGIYEVALRFLRRLLRQPVQTKRRGARSLSDVTSELLDGLQRGELETRTLSEGLAIDFAVLLQHAAPEVTLTDEELATLAKPHGITRRMEAAGQLLLRHVGMDRASIERFSGHPSDTVRGWAAYMVGGMPDLSLARRLQLVRPLADDPHFGVREWAWLALRSHIAEDVETSIARLQRWTNSRSGNLRRYAVESTRPRGVWCAHIGELKTSPEMAMPLLEPLKSDPAKYVQDSVANWLNDASKSQAEWVQELCLRWETESPTDATRRICRRAQRTLRKTGRQ
- a CDS encoding NHL domain-containing protein, giving the protein MLRFLLLSAAILASPAITGAAEVVTVAGTGAKESTGDGTPATQAGIAEPYGLVVGPDRALYVCEIAGHVIRRIDPETGHAATVVGNGTKGNDGDGGPATDAAIDEPYEIRFDQDGHMFFVDMKSAVVRRVDARTGIITTVAGNGTHGFSGDGGTATEAQMHRPHSIALDDRGNLYICDIGNHRVRRVDLKSGIITTFAGTGERKPTPDGAPIAGTPLNGPRALDFHPEFGMVLALREGNAVYRVDLEQNKFVHLAGTGRKGFSGHGGPAKQATLSGPKGIAFGPNGDVYLADTESHTIRVVRASDGRIETIVGDGKRGDGPDGNPLSCRLARPHGVYVDSQGQVYIGDSENHRVRKLTAGP